In Syngnathus scovelli strain Florida chromosome 16, RoL_Ssco_1.2, whole genome shotgun sequence, the genomic stretch ACCTCAGAGGACGACGACAACTGCTGGCAATACCGATTTCCCACCGGGACATTCAAAGTCTGCGAGAGGTAAGCTGTGCTGGGGACAATCCGACTTTTGGGATGGCTCGACATGTTTTGGCTTCAGGCTGTTCACGCGAACTGACGCTCGGTGGTGTGTCGGGACAGGTTCAACATCGGGACGTGCACAGAGGACGACGCGTGCAAGCTAGCCCACGGCGAGCAGGAGCTGCGGGAGTGGATGGAGCGGCGGGAAGTGCTTttgatgaaattggctaaagcTAGAAAAGATCACCTTATAGCACCCAATGACAATGATTTTGGCAAATATAGTTTTCTTCTTAAGGACATCAAGTAAATGGCATGAAGATCATGTGAAAAGAAGCTGTATACTCCCAACTCGAGGTGATCTCTAAGATGTCCAGGAAGTCAGCCAGGATGGATCGCGGCATTGTTTTCAAGCGGCGGCGGACCGGTTTGAAGACAATCGCCAATCGAACAAATGAAAGCGTTAATCGAGTTTTGCTATGCACCGCTCATGTGAGGAGGGTGATGTTAGTAGCACGCCGTAAAGCCTTTCTTTTTGACACTCTAACACATAGGTTTGAcagtttattttaattaattggCATTCAAAGGTCACAGTTATCTCTGAAGGTTTTCACTATGAATACACCAAATAAAGatccttttgttttttaaggaCATTTTATGTTCGTGTTCATTCGTTCATTTGATAATCAAGGTGCCTGTGAGGTCTTCTTTATTTCCAGCCGTCGGAGGCGGCACATCCGCCGGCGACCAGCACACGCTGCAGGTCCTCCACTTCCAGCTTCCACATCGGTCTGTGCACCGCGGCGTGCTCAGAAAGGTCCGCAAGCTTCACGGCGCGCACCACCGGTTCCGGGGAGACGGCCTGGATGACGCCCATCACCATCACATATTTACCTCGGGAAGGGAGCAGGGGTGTAAGAGTTATTATTTCTAGGCGCTTGAGTGTGTcaccagagaaaaaaaaaagttgagctaTATCTTGCTTGTTTTGCATGTCACGGGATCGTATCGATCATTTAATTACCCGACGACAAACACGGTTTCCCTCTGGGAATGCTCCCGACACCCTGGACTGTGAACGTGCCCGTCTCATCCATGAGCAGCACGGTGTTGAGCGCCAGCTTCACCTCCAGCACGGTGCCCTGCATCCATACCAGCGAGACCTGCAAAGAGCGATCCATGCCCAGCCTGACGACCCAGCCAGCCCCGGGCTCGCCGGAGCTCCCCTGCACCTCCGTTGCCGTCCTCAGCTGCCCGGAAAGAACCTTCACTGGCGGGGCGCGTTTCCTTTCACCGGCGGCATTGTCAGATTTGTCCATTACGTCAAATTACATGTTGTCGTTTGTAAACATGAACAGAGCTTTTCATTTCCCCGCGTGAGGAAAGACTTCCGTACCACACGTCACGACTGGTGTTGGctagtgagtgaacgattcgttcaaaagaacgaatcttttcagtgaatgagagtgaacgaataacttcctaaagtgattctttcttttttcagttcatatgactttaaccagtaggtgtcggtaatgcgcattgaagctggtgccacctcgccgtaaaacaaaacgaagaagaaaatgacgtatcttccccttcacgaacgagtcgtgaattgcatttcccgttcactaaccgaacggatctgtgagtgagtgagtgagtgagtgagtgagtgagtgagtgagtgagtgagtgagtgagtgagtgagtgagtgagtgagtgagtgagtgatttgcatttccagttcatcgcgagaagggATCAGTgaaggaacgaatcctgactttgccgttcgcgaacgagtcaatggctgaactgccttccttcccgtgcatcaacggatcagtcagtgaacgtgttgcgtctccctcctgacgtgaactatgtaagccagaatgtagatgtaCGATTtgccaaagaaagaaagaaccactcactgcaaCACcatttcttttatgcacgttttctccaagctaacggctaactttattgcatgaaggggtgCACCATTATGCAAaatcggggagattatgcttctctttgggtaattatagttgtttttaaataacgtgtatgcatacgtATATACGcccaaatattgttatccaatatatctgctgcaatttcacattagattgttggtttgaaatgtactttcattattattattattgttattattttaataaacatttatgttaaaacttgtctggtgttttattccttgtttttatattcgccaattaaaacataaaaattagacatttgttgttatatgagttggtgtcccccaatataacaaatgtcggcataacggatttttttttcaaccttttattcaaacacaaacacattcggtataataacaccatcaactacaatccaacaaatacaaaattaaaacatcaatgtcggcataacgtgtgtcggctgacATAGCAGCTCACTCACTCGGGAATCTTCGCGAAcaaacttgaaaatggcggtgtacctaatagtgtCCGAattacgtcacagatcaaacagccaatcagaaagtggggatgagggcgggtgtggcacttttcactttcatttaagctttgaccatgatttttccctaatgaattggcctgttattaggaacacctgaaaatggcggtgtacctaatggaatgtccaagtgacgtcacagatcaaacagccaatcagaaagtgggggtgagggcgggagtggcacttttcactttcatttaagctttgaccatgatttttccctaatgaagtggcctgtgattaggtacacctgaaaatggcggtgtacctaatagagtgtccgaatgacgtcacagatcaaacagccaatcagaaagtgggggtgagggcgggtgtggcacttttcacttaaaccaggggtgtcgacctccagtcctcgaggggccgcgttccaatatgttttccaagttaccctcgttaaacacacctgcgtgaaaagatttagcTCATTTTCACGTCtgcagtggctaaaacttttcacgcaggtgcgcttaacgagggaatcacacagacactccattaggtacaccgccattttcaagtgtacctaataacaggccactttattagggaaatatcatggtcaaaggtcacaagtgtcaagctctagtcctcggggccgcgttccaatatgttttccaagttaccctcgttaaacacacctgcgtgaaaagatttagcTCATTTTCACGTCtgcagtggctaaaacttttcacgcaggtgcgcttaacgagggaatcacacggacattccattaggtacattgccattttcaagtgtacctaataacaggccactttattagggaaatatcatggtcaaaggtcacaagtgtcaagctctagtccttggggccgcgttcTAATATGTTTTCtaggttaccctcgttaagtgcacctgcgtgaaaacttttagccactttcacgttctgcaggagctaaaacttttcacgcaggtgcacttaacgagggaatcttggaaaacatgttggaatgcggcccgaggactagagcttgacacctgtgacctttgaccatgatatttccctaataaagtggcctgttattaggtacacctgaaaatggcggtgtatctaatggagtgtccgagtgacgtcacagatcaaacagccaatcagaaagtgggggtgagggcgggtgtggcacttttcactttccgtgaaggtttgaccatgatttttgattatttgatttattaaaaaaaaaaaaaaaaaaaggatcagtgtgtgtgtttgtgtgtgtgcgtgtgtggggagggggtaGACGATTCGttagaacgaatcttttgagtgaactgattctaaagattcagttcacgtaaaagaactggaatgcacatcactagtcccGCCCTCAGAGCCCCAAATTAAAAGCGCAATAAGCGTCGAGAATAGCACAAGAAGTAGATTGACTtctttggaaaataaaagttAGACACTTTTAAACAATAATCGCACTATAAAGTGTGGAATTACGAAAAGGTAAAGCTTTTCAATACCGTTTAATCTGAAAATGGAGGTGTTAACGGAAGTGACATAACCATACAGGCCCCTTTTGGCAAgtaccccccctcccattttaaaACGGTGAACCCTGGACATCAGATTACTTTTGTCTTTTTCGCAAGTGTAGCAAATATGAACAGGTTCTCCATTTCCCAGATTTGCACGGGTGTACCAACTTTGGCACAATAGCGTTCATAACCTCAAAATCACATCGGGGCATCCTTTATgtaattttgcatatttttgttttgaatgtacTTGTTAAATTAAACGGTTGGTTTTAAATACCACACTTTGTAAGGCTTAACCTATTCATCCTGAAAAATGGCTGGATTTGCGGTctgcaaaaaaagaaacacatttaatttcattaaataacttttatttctttaagaaTAACAGAAGAAAAGTGTTAGCAATTTCTGTACAATTGTTTCATTGTTTTTATCCCCTTGGATTTGTTGAAGCCCATCAGTGATCAACAAGAGGGAGGGATGAGAAATGTTAACGCTACCACTTGTAGCGTATgttcaaacttaaaaaaaaaaaaaaaaaaaaaaaagacaattttagTCCATGGGCATCAGTCAAGTTCCTTCAGATAAGATGCCAGCAATTTTCCTCAGCCTCTCTTCTTTCCCCAActcctcctcttcgtcctccTCTTCTGTCCCAGTCCATCAttgtcaaaaacaaaactgtaagAGGCACATTAGAAATACTGCCATTTCCCCAGGACTGTGTCTTTAATTGCATCCACGAACTGTGTGGGCACCCAGTAGACCCAATACTGAGACGCTTCTGTCGGACCCAGCTGGAACGCCTGCATGACACATGACAAATATTGATAGAAAATCTTCACCCCCCCCTCAGCAAATGCCAAATTTACGTTCAAATTAAACAAAGACAATTCCCTGCTGTGTATTTAAAAGAAACCACATAACGGTAAAGCTCAACATGACATTCATGTAAGCTAAACGTGTCGGTAAAGTACCAGAGgcaaaatgtgttcacttttgcCCGCATCATGAGTGTCGGCGATGTATCCTTCCCTTCTTCATTGTCACAACTTTAAATATGTCTCATCCACAGctcataaaatattaaatacgAAGCAGCACTTACCATCATGTGATAGTCCTCGTGCTCTTCAATAGGCTCAGAAACCACATTTTTGATGGAGCCCATCGGGACTTTCTCTGTCCTCTctgcacacaaaaaacaaaaacaaatatttaacaaaaaacaaaaaaaggctcACTGTTAGCTTTTTGTGTGCTTCACCTTTCGTCCCGATCCACAGCTGATCCTGCTCCAGTTTGAATGTGAGTCTTACTTTTCCTCCGGACTTATTGTACATTCCGGATAAAGGCACCGTTGGTAGTCGCTCCTGCCGGTGGGGAGGGCCAAGATTTTCAAAAACATCACCATgacaggaaaaacaaaacaaaacagcatgCGCACTCACTTTTGTTCCTTTAATAGCCGGCATCACATCCTCAGGTTTACCTTTGTCAAGAACTTTCCTGTGTTGCTGAAATAAGagcaaattttttttcacacaaaTTTCAAATGTCCTAATGTATACGTTTGGTTCTTGGACCATTTATTTAGACTAACGTGAGCACTCGCTGTCCATGTCGAACCTTTTGCCTGCATAACGGCTCCTTCTTGTTCTCCTCGGCTTTGACCTCCTGCTGCATGACCTCTTTAGGCGTACTGACGGCCAGCACGTCGTTTATGGTGGAGCCCACCACCATGATCTTGGCGCCGCTCGTTACCTTCATCTCCCGTAGCGTCTTGTCCTCTGGCaccaggcctttgtacatcaccttCTGCATAGCCGGCGGAAGGCCtgatgaaaagaaagaaaacgtgATGTGCTTGTTGAACGATAGTAGAAAAAGAGCAGGAAGAAATGGTCACCCGTGAGCGAATGGATTTTCTCCTTTAGTTTAGCGCCGGTACTATCCAGCCCGATCTTCAAGTCATATTTGATCTTATTCCAGATGATCTTCAAGTCTACAGTCTCGCCCTCATCCTCGGTGATGTCGTCTCCGTTGCTGATGCCTGAAGAGCCCTGagtggcagcggcggcggcgcttcCTGCGTCCGACATCGGTTCTGAGTCGCCTTTCTCCGTAGTGTCCACCAGAGGTgcgtcttcctcttcttcctttgGCTTTGCGTCCGTTTGCATTGTAACTTGACTTCCTGGAGGAAAATGTCATTCAATTTTCGATGCTGCTTGTTATTGGTGAATCGACTTTGAGTCAGCGGCCGGGAATGTCGTTAAAATTTAGAGTCTCCAAATTTTGGAGTCCTGCATATGTAATATAGGAGGGGCACAAGATCCAAACCCTGAATACCAGAACAGTGCTTAACAGTTTCCAAACTGGAGTTTCAGAACCAGTTCATTCAAGCTACTTTAGTCAGTAAATATATGAAACGTCACATACAATGTATTTAAATTAACAAAATTTCAATGATGTGGCCTAAagaattattgtttttattgctgTGAGTGTATCTTGCTTTTAATCGTAGTTTCTCATTTGATTTTAAGAAGtggctaacaaaaaaaaaacacgctttTGGATTCCAAGCGCTGTATGACACAGCATCTTGCACTTTTCCACGAGTCTTCATCTATGTTAAACGGATAACTTATTGACTATGACCACTTCGAGACTGTCATTTGAGTCCACTTACGTTGGGCCCTCTGTTATGCAAAGTGAAActacagcgtgtgtggctcattTTGCACTGGTTAGCAATCACTGACGTTAGCTAGCTACTAACCTGCTGAAGAAACATGTCAAGATAAACTCGGACGAGGAGACGTGAATAGCAAAAGACACAACCTTAACAGCTCTGGGCCTCAACGCGTCTATTAGCGGCGTGCGTTAATTCATCAATAGGCACAAAAATGGCTGTACGGTTACGAAGTAAATGTTGCTATATTCTGCTCAATACCTACCATCCTGGGTCGCCATGATGATTGTGTACAACCAGTGGAAACGTTCAGCGAGCCCAAGAGTGTATAGAGAGCAAGAGAGTTCCCATATTAATTAGGCCAACGTGGAATACGTTTACAGATGAGCTACCTTTTGTTTTGTTGCGCTCTAAACAGGAAATATTTTCATGGTGCGTCATGATTAAATAACATGGGAGCAAATATTCACTGCAAAATTGCAAACGATAGTTTCATTGCAAGTTCATTTTCTCGCGTGTGCCCAAAGGAATCATTTTTAATGAAATTGATTTCGAAGATATTTATTAGCTcctgctttggaaaaaaaaataattagggTGGAATTAAAATGGACTTTTATTGCAGTGTCTTAAGTGTGCTCGAAACTTGCCTTTCGCGAATGTTGCCAAGACGGAAAAGAGCGTTGGGAAGTATCTCGCTTCGTCGATCTTCTTGGTTGTTGTGGCAGAAAAGCCAGACTCCAAGAGGTGGCACTTTCCTGGATTTCTATTGGTCCAAGTTTTCTTCTTCGTGTACATTTTAAACCATAGAAGTTATAATCACGTTTGTCGCCAACTATTGGTTGGAATATGGACTAAAATTCCGTATAATTATTTTCTGCATTGTCCAAAAACAACAGTTTGTCGATCCTAAATGTGGATCCTCTGTTAAAAACAAGTTTGGAAAAATCTGTAGTTTTAGCCTTTCACCGCCAGATAGCAGCACCACAGTACAAGCAATATTCCACTCTTCAGGTCCACGAAGAAGAACAGTTGTAGGCTAccgtggagggaaaaaaaagtcctacggaagcacaaaaaaaaaaaaaaaaaactccagtaATTGAAGTCACAAGTTGACATGCACGCGTTGTGTGGCAGACTGACAAGAAGCTCACAATGCTGCCGCTATCGCCGCCTACTTCATTCGCGTTTTATTAACTCTACGCCACATTATTTGGATCCTTTTCAAAAGTTTCTTCCGTGGAGTTTGGAGGGGTGAAGTCCATGAAATGTAGCAGCGAAAACCCAGAGGGAGAGACAGAAGCACCATGGCAGACTGGAGGACTTTTAATGTGGTGGTTTTGGGCGTGGGATTCTTGTTCGTATTCACCGCCTTCACCACCTGTGGCAATATTGAAGTAAGTTTTGAACTTTTTTCTTTGCGTCGaaatttattgttttaaatatgttttatgGAAGAGGGAAATGACATAAAATGTCATTTCAGCGTACATTCTAAGTTGTGTAGTTTAAATATGTTAGTTAGCAATTTGTGTAATTAAAAGAATGGCAATTTACCCTAAAACATCATGTCATTTACTTTTTgctatattgttattattacttTTTGTGTATAACAAAATATTCCTCACTCtatacttaattttttttttaaagaaaatgtttcctTCCTGGAATACATGTTTACATGCGTCCTTTGTAATCATATTTATGAATAGTTGCACCAAATTGTATGTATGCAGAAATAATGTCACTAAGTaaaaaagcaagcaagcaatcaGTGTCATGTGCTTCTCGTGCTCCCAATTTTGCTCACAAGTTCAATGAGTTCTGCTCTATTATAAAGAATTTCACAATGTAATAACATTAGGCTCCTTCCTTCTCGTCTTCTTTTTAGCAAACGGTGGTGAAAAGTCTGCGGAATGACACTTTCACAGGAAGTGGATACCACAGGTTGCTTAAATAATGAAATACTGCATCTTTCACATCAAATGTTGCCCTAATAATTACTGTCAATTGTATTTTTTGCAGTCTGGGCATCATTTATGGAGTCTTCTCATTGTCCAATTTGGCAGCGCCCGCCGTGGTGTCGGTGGCGGGACCGAAGGTGACCATGTTTGTGAGCGGGCTGCTTTACAGGTACCACATCTGCCTGGCAGGAAGTCACGTCGAATGACTGGAGATCAATCTGTTGCTGATCACTGTTGTCGTCTTGCGCATCCAGTGGCTATGTCGCTGTCTTCATCGAGCCGTCTACCTGGTCCTTCTACCTGACGTCCGTCCTGATTGGCGTCGGGGCTGCCAGTAAGCTTTCCCCACCCCAGAGTCAAAAATGATTTTTGATAAATCTTTCAAATCACATCTAAACTATTGTATTGTCAAAGTATCTTGGTCAGGCAATTTTATAATTGtataaatgtattttcttttcaaacctagcctttattttataaattaattcatttgttatttatgtatttatttatttcattgttaatgtcatttatttgaaaatatcCAGGTGAGTTGCTTTTTTAATGTAGTTAAAATAATACAGgttaatttattaatttgtttttttattcaaaacatcttgctccatttattttattttttgtagttTATTAAATTTAAATCCAGCTCAACTGAATCATCTATTTTATTTGCAATTGGGTTGGTACATGAAATGCACAAGTATGAGGTAAAAACAAAGCTTAATGAATCTTCCCAGTCATGGATTAcatttgtgtggaaaactgcagGTGAATTAGACCTCATCTGCACGTGTCAGAATTTGAAGCAGCAGgcttaaaaataaatgttataAAAATAGGTGGTTAAATGGTTGGAGAGCATCAAGCCCACCACAAATACGAATCTTTGGAGAGGAAAAAGGTTTAGTGGGTCATGACGATTCCCCCTGGCGGTGTGCTGGGATTATATGTGTTGTTACCTAACAGCACATAAAAAATAATGTCACACTTGATACAGCCAATTAACTGctgccccccccttccccccctcCACTCACATGACGCACACACAGcttcatttcttctttttttttttccgttcctGTTTCAGTGCTATGGACAGCTCAAGGGCAATTCCTGGTGGAGAACTCGGATGCTTCCACAATCAACAGGAACACAGGAATGTTCTGGGCTCTCCTGCAGTGCAGGTACTCACAAGAGAGGGTTAGCAAGTcaagttttttttgcttttataccAAAGATGTCAATGTTTATTCATCCTTTATTTGCAGCATGTTATTTGGCAATTTGTACATTTATCTGGAATGGAATGGAAGAACAGAAATACCAGGTAGATGCGTCATGCTTGTAATgaaagatttaaataaattaataaataaatgatttgattGACAGATTGTGTTCAATAACTCTGGCCTTGTGGGTTTTTTTCATGGTCAGACAGCAGCAGGAAGACAATCTTCCTCTCATTGCTGGTGGCCTCCATTGTGGGGACGCTGTGCTTCTTGGCGCTGAGGAGGACTCGCCTGTTCGAGGAGGAGATGCTCTCCGAGGACGAAGGACAGGCCTTGCTCTCGACACACATGGTGtaagtagacttttttttttgtagtgctATTTTCATGTTTATCAGAAACGCGTAACAAAATAATCTGGTGATGTTATTTTTAGGTACAAGCACAGAGCCAACACAGCCATAGAGGAGGTGAAGGCAGACTTCAGTAAGTCTACCGCCATGGTTAccttaaaaaaaagtaacttaATGTtgctaattatttgattttaaaaacGTCATCTTAAAAACACGagcaaatggcaaaaaaatGTTGTATGACCCTGTACATCAAAAGTAAGCATCATGGAtgttggtgtacctaatgaagtgtctagTAATAGCAATGTGTTCCTCCATAGAGACCATGCTGCAGCTTGTCAAGAGCAGAAACATCCTCCTCTTAAGTCCCTGCATGGCCTACAGCGGTGAGCGCTCCCCATCAGTATGCCGAGCGGCGCCTCCATCGGCCTTCTTTTTTAACTTTGTTCTCCCGGCGTAGGCCTGGAGCTGTCCTTCTACAGCGGCGTCTACGGGACGTGCTTGGGAGCCACGGCGCAGTTCGGCCAGGCGGCAAAAGGCCTCATCGGCATCTCGGGCATGGTGCTGGGCGTGGGTGAAATCATAGGTTGGAAAGACCAGCTGTCTTATTTTTTTGGATGTTCATAGGAAGCAATATTTTTAATCTGATTGGCCAACACTCGGCCCAAAACACCTCAGAGATGGACTTTGCGTGTTTTTCCTTGCGCTTGCCAGGGGGAGGCTTGTTTGGCTTGGTGTGCAAGAACAATCGCTTTAGACGCACCTCAGTGGTTTTCCTGGGAATGGTGGTGCACTTTGTGGCTTTCTATCTCATCTTTCTCAACATTCCTGAAGATGCCCCTGTGGTCTtcggcaccaccaccaccaagagCCCGTTTCTCACTCCAAGGTGTGTAAGATGGATGGTTAGAAGTTTGCAAAGGACCACCATGATgaaatacagtaaaaaaaaaacaaggctgtGTGTCTATTCCTACAAAGCTAATTTCTTGAGCTGTtctaaagttaaatacaactgaatgcGTTGTTAATCTTAAAGCAACAAGCACAAAGAGTAACTCCACATCGGTTGTGCTAATTTGTTTGGTCTTGCAGCATGTCCATCGCCCTGCTGTGCAGTTTTCTGCTGGGCCTGGGAGACAGCTGCTTTAACACGCAGCTCTACAGCATCCTGGGTTGCATCTACGCGGAGCAAAGCACGCCCGCGTTCGCCATCTTTAAATTCGTACAGGTGA encodes the following:
- the LOC125984003 gene encoding UNC93-like protein MFSD11, producing MADWRTFNVVVLGVGFLFVFTAFTTCGNIEQTVVKSLRNDTFTGSGYHSLGIIYGVFSLSNLAAPAVVSVAGPKVTMFVSGLLYSGYVAVFIEPSTWSFYLTSVLIGVGAAMLWTAQGQFLVENSDASTINRNTGMFWALLQCSMLFGNLYIYLEWNGRTEIPDSSRKTIFLSLLVASIVGTLCFLALRRTRLFEEEMLSEDEGQALLSTHMVYKHRANTAIEEVKADFKTMLQLVKSRNILLLSPCMAYSGLELSFYSGVYGTCLGATAQFGQAAKGLIGISGMVLGVGEIIGGGLFGLVCKNNRFRRTSVVFLGMVVHFVAFYLIFLNIPEDAPVVFGTTTTKSPFLTPSMSIALLCSFLLGLGDSCFNTQLYSILGCIYAEQSTPAFAIFKFVQSVFAAVAFFYSGDTLLTWQLLLMVVLGFNGTLCFFVAERMHDADATSTQTLE
- the rmi2 gene encoding recQ-mediated genome instability protein 2; this translates as MDKSDNAAGERKRAPPVKVLSGQLRTATEVQGSSGEPGAGWVVRLGMDRSLQVSLVWMQGTVLEVKLALNTVLLMDETGTFTVQGVGSIPRGKPCLSSGKYVMVMGVIQAVSPEPVVRAVKLADLSEHAAVHRPMWKLEVEDLQRVLVAGGCAASDGWK
- the ubfd1 gene encoding ubiquitin domain-containing protein UBFD1 isoform X1; its protein translation is MYTKKKTWTNRNPGKCHLLESGFSATTTKKIDEARYFPTLFSVLATFAKGSQVTMQTDAKPKEEEEDAPLVDTTEKGDSEPMSDAGSAAAAATQGSSGISNGDDITEDEGETVDLKIIWNKIKYDLKIGLDSTGAKLKEKIHSLTGLPPAMQKVMYKGLVPEDKTLREMKVTSGAKIMVVGSTINDVLAVSTPKEVMQQEVKAEENKKEPLCRQKQHRKVLDKGKPEDVMPAIKGTKERLPTVPLSGMYNKSGGKVRLTFKLEQDQLWIGTKERTEKVPMGSIKNVVSEPIEEHEDYHMMAFQLGPTEASQYWVYWVPTQFVDAIKDTVLGKWQYF
- the ubfd1 gene encoding ubiquitin domain-containing protein UBFD1 isoform X2, with the translated sequence MATQDGSQVTMQTDAKPKEEEEDAPLVDTTEKGDSEPMSDAGSAAAAATQGSSGISNGDDITEDEGETVDLKIIWNKIKYDLKIGLDSTGAKLKEKIHSLTGLPPAMQKVMYKGLVPEDKTLREMKVTSGAKIMVVGSTINDVLAVSTPKEVMQQEVKAEENKKEPLCRQKQHRKVLDKGKPEDVMPAIKGTKERLPTVPLSGMYNKSGGKVRLTFKLEQDQLWIGTKERTEKVPMGSIKNVVSEPIEEHEDYHMMAFQLGPTEASQYWVYWVPTQFVDAIKDTVLGKWQYF